TCTTGATTCCCGGCCAATTAAAGGCAGCGACCAGCGGTTGCGGCAGCGCCAGGCCGGAGGTCTCGATGACGATGTGATCGGGTCGGTTGTCGCGCGCCAGCAGCTTTTCCATGGTCGGAATGAAATCATCAGCCACCGTGCAGCAGATACAGCCATTGGTCAGCTCAACGATGTCGTCTTCTGAGCAGACCTCGTCGCCACAACCCTTCAGCACGTCGCCATCCACGCCGAGATCGCCGAATTCATTGATGATCAGCGCAATCCGCTTGCCCTTGGCATTGGCCAGCATGTGCCGGATCAGCGTGGTCTTGCCGGCGCCGAGAAAGCCGGTGATCACGGTGGCGGGAATTTTCGAAGCAATCATGGGGTCACCCCTTCATTTTGAGTGGCAGGCCGGCGGCGACGAAAAACACGTCGTCGGCAAGGCCCGCGATTAACTGGTGGAGGCGGCCGGCGTGATCGCGAAAAGCCCGCGCCATGGCGTTTTCCGGCACGATCCCGAGCCCCACCTCATTGGAGACGAAAACCACAGGGCCTTTGAGGCCCGGAAGTACTGCAGCAAGCTTTTCGAATGCCGCATCGATATCGTGTTCGCCAAGCATCAAATTGGTCACCCACAAGGTCAGGCAATCGACAAGAACCGGGCGCTCAGCCCGGGCGTGGGCTTCCAGCGCCTGAACCAGATCAACCGGCGCCTCGATGGTTTCCCAGCCCGCTCCGCGCCGATCCCGGTGGGCAGCGATACGCGTCCGCATCTCCTCATCCCAGGCCTGGCCGGTGGCAAGGTATAGCCGCGTCGGCGACGATGCCTCCAACAGCGATTCGGCGAATGCGGATTTGCCCGACCGTGCGCCACCCAGCACCAGCGTGACTGGCGTCAGGCCGCTGGTCACGCCGTCTGGTCCGGGGGCACCCGCGACATGAACAGCCCCAGCAAGCCACCAAGCACCAGCCAGAAAAACAATGTGGTGGCCAGCGACGCTGCCGCATAGGCGGAGGCAATATAGGCCGGCACATTGCTCGACAGATCCTCGGGCACTGGAGAGCCCCAGAAATGCGGCGCTGCAATCACGATCACTCCGAGCGCCTTGGCGATCCATTCCGGTCTTTGCACGATCAGCCAGAGCCCCAGCGCGGAGGCTGCCACCGCGATTACCCACCATTCCTGCCGGGTGCCAAGATCGGCATAGGGGAATCCGGGTACGGCCGGCGGCAGGCTGAATGCCGGCGCCAATTGCACACTGAACCAGCCGGCTGCACCAAGCATCAAGCCCCGCACCACGGCATCGCGGCCAGCGGGAAACTCGATCCCGGTCAGCAGCGCAACAGCGGCAAGCAGCAACGCAAAGCCTGCGCCCGCGACCAGATTGGCCAGAACGGTGTTACCCAGCCGGCCAAATCCGAGAACAGTTTCCTCTTCGCCGTGGTCATGCGCGGCAACCGCAGCGCCGTCGGTTTCGGCAACGCCGTGAGCGTGGCCGGCATCGCCGTTTTCATAGGTTTCTGCCTGCAGGATCAGCGGCACGATTCTTGTATATTGAGCGGGCGTCATCACCATACCGGCAATGAGCCCGGCGGCAAGAGCCGCCAGGAGCAACCTGACAATCATGATATCAATCCCTTAGTGGCAGGGAAAGCCGTAGGAATGCCTTGTGTCGTGCGCTGCGTCGTGCAGCGTCTGCGAATTGGCAAGGCCAACGCCGAACACAAGGATCGAACCGACGACCAATGCCATCAGGCCGGCAACGGTGCGTGCGCCGATGCGATCGGTCAGGGAAAGAGTTTGGGTTTTAGCAGACATGACAACCTCCGTGAGTGACTTCGGAAGAAGGTTTCTTCCGAAGGTCCGGCTCTCAACCGGTGCGAATGGCAGGTCTCCTGGCTCGCGGGTCACGTCAACGTTGCCGTCAACATCAGCAAATGCCGGCCTTCCCAACGTCAATGCGGTCATGAAAACGGGACGATTCGTAGACAAAGAGGCGTCCGCGCCGATTGATCATGCCGCCACGTCAGTGGCTTGTCCGGTCCGGAGCTTCAAGTGAGCAGGAAAACACCATTGTCATCCGCCACTCTGGCCACCCGGGCCGGTGACATTCGCCTCGCCGCTCTACAGTCGCGGGGTCGGCTGCGATAAAGATGCCCTGTTTGGGTCCATCCCGTCGCATTCCCTTTTGATCCGGAAACCCAACCTGAGTTTCTGGAACCATTCCAATCTCAATTGATAGGGCCGCCGCAGATGAGTGTCAATCGCCATTGCAACCCGTCTTGGCCCTCAACGCCCGATTGGTGACGTCGCCTGCATCAGACGGTCAAATCCCACCAGACGGTCAAGATCGGCTGCGATGGCATCGAGCGCCGCGTCAACCTCGTCCCGGTGATTGCGAGTGCCGCCGCTGACCCCGAACCTGGCAAGCAGCCGCTCCCGGTAGATGTCAGAATCAAACAATCCATGCAGATAGGTACCTGAAACACGCCCGTCGGCTGAGATCGCGCCATCGGGACGGCCATCGAGAATGGTCATCGGCCGCGCGCAATCGTTACCCCGACTCACCCCCAGATGAATCTCGTAGCCAGACAGCAAAACGTCGTGTTCAGCCGATCGTGCGTCAATGTTACGCACCGTCTTCTCCGGCGCCAACTCGGTTTCAATGTCGAGCAGACCGAGCCCGACGGCGACACTCTCGCCCCCCTCTAGCCCGTGAGGATCGCTGACCTGTCGGCCCAGCATCTGGTAGCCGCCGCAGATGCCGATGATGTGGCCGCCGCGGCGATGATGCGCCATCAGATCCCGGTCCCATCCCTGCCTACGAAAATCGGCAAGATCGGCAATCGTCGACTTGGATCCGGGGAGAACCACCAAACATGCATCCTCTGGCAACCGTTCGCCGGGCCGCACGAACACCAGATTGACCCCGGGTTCGGCTTTGAGGGGGTCGAAATCATCGAAATTGGCGATCCGCGACAGCATCGGCACCGCAATCTTCAGTCCGCCAGTCGTTGCCTGCACCAACCGCTCCAGCGCCACCGAATCCTCGGCCGGCAGCCGCGCCGCCGGTGCGAGCCAGGGAATCACCCCTAGGCACGGCCAGCCGGTAAACTTCGCAATCGCAGAAATACCATCGTCGAACAGGCTCACGTCACCGCGGAACTTGTTGATCAGGTAGCCGACGATCATTGCCCGGTCCTCGTCGGGAAGAATCGTGTGCGTGCCCACCAGCGATGCGATCACCCCACCCCGGTCAATGTCACCAACCAGCACCACCGGCACCTTCGCCGCTGTCGCGAATCCCATATTGGCGATATCGCCGGCGCGCAGATTGATTTCCCCGGTGACCCAGCGCCTTCGACGAGCACCAGATCGGCCTCGGCGCTGACCACCGCGAAGCTTTCCAGCACTGCCGCCAGCAGTTTCGGCTTCAGCTGTTGGTAATCGCGACCGCGGGCATGGCCTGCAACCTTGCCCTGGACGACGATTTGCGACCCGGTTTCCGACTGCGGCTTGAGCAACACCGGGTTCATGTGAACGCTCGCTGGCGTCCGGCAGGCTAGGGCCTGCAGCCATTGTGCCCGGCCAATTTCGCCACCGTCATCGGCGACAGCAGCGTTGTTGGACATGTTTTGCGGTTTGAACGGCCGCACCCTCAATCCATGATTGGCGGCAAGCCTACAAAACCCCGCGACAAGCACGGTTTTGCCAACATCCGATCCGGTTCCCTGTAACATCAACGCCCTGGTCATGCCCGCTGCGATAGCACCCCTGAGAGCTTACTGAAAGAGGCCTGCGGCACCCTTTGTTAACCACGCTTTAACCGCATTCCAAAATTCGGCAGCGGAAAATTATCGGGCGTCTGAATTGCGACATCCGATGGCGGATTTGATCCCGCCCGGCTCCCCTGATCAGCCTAGAGCAGAACCAGATTACAGGTGCGATTCAGACCTGCCACAGACACCAATTCGGAAGGACTTTAGCGATGCTCTACGTGTTCAATAATGCCAATAGCGTTCAAATCGCATGGAATAACGTGCTTCCGACTCCCAACCCGAAGGCAAAGAGCAGGCTGGTTGGCTTGAGCAACTTCATCCGGACCTATTCGGCAGGCTGAAACTGGCGACAATGTCCGCTCCAGATCGGAGCACACCGGCAATATAATGTGGCTGGACGAGCAATCGTCCGGCCTTTTCTTTTGTAGATCTGTTAGCGGCGAAAGCAGGTTCTGGCGCTGCCGGCTCTCCAATGCGAAAACCGTCCGGACCCTGAGATCCGAACGGTTTGCCAAAAAATACGCCTGGCGTCCCCACAAGTACACGCGAGGTTCGCGACATCCCGGTACGCAGTACCTAATCCGGGGTGTTCGGCGGTTGTCCCCCGCCGTGAGAAGAGGTTTAACCCAGACAACCTTACCGGACAGTTATTGAAATCCTAAGCAAACGTGAATCGTGCATTTTATTCGGCCCGCCGGAATTCAATTCAGGCAAATCTGCCCAATGCTGCACTGCAGATGCGATTTCTTTATGCTGCAGTTGATTTCTCGCGCCAAGTCCTTACCCTTAACCGTGGCAGTTCAAACGCGCATCGGCCGGCGACAGAGTTCCGCTGGTCGGTTTTGCGCTGCTGGATGTCGTCATTGCGTCATTTTCGACGTATTGATTGGTCTTCAATGGCCGAGAGGCGACACGCCTTCAATTCCATGGGCATCCGGTATGAGCAGTGACCGGATTTGTCGAAAAGTGGAACAAACACTGCAAACATGAGACTGGGAGGTCTTACACATGAAGAAGCTTCTCGCTTCCACCGTTCTCGCCATGGGCCTTATGGGCTACGCAGGCGTCGCTCAAGCCGCCTCGCACAGCG
This DNA window, taken from Hoeflea algicola, encodes the following:
- the cobU gene encoding bifunctional adenosylcobinamide kinase/adenosylcobinamide-phosphate guanylyltransferase, with translation MTSGLTPVTLVLGGARSGKSAFAESLLEASSPTRLYLATGQAWDEEMRTRIAAHRDRRGAGWETIEAPVDLVQALEAHARAERPVLVDCLTLWVTNLMLGEHDIDAAFEKLAAVLPGLKGPVVFVSNEVGLGIVPENAMARAFRDHAGRLHQLIAGLADDVFFVAAGLPLKMKG
- a CDS encoding CbtA family protein encodes the protein MIVRLLLAALAAGLIAGMVMTPAQYTRIVPLILQAETYENGDAGHAHGVAETDGAAVAAHDHGEEETVLGFGRLGNTVLANLVAGAGFALLLAAVALLTGIEFPAGRDAVVRGLMLGAAGWFSVQLAPAFSLPPAVPGFPYADLGTRQEWWVIAVAASALGLWLIVQRPEWIAKALGVIVIAAPHFWGSPVPEDLSSNVPAYIASAYAAASLATTLFFWLVLGGLLGLFMSRVPPDQTA
- a CDS encoding CbtB domain-containing protein; this translates as MSAKTQTLSLTDRIGARTVAGLMALVVGSILVFGVGLANSQTLHDAAHDTRHSYGFPCH